One stretch of Saccharopolyspora erythraea DNA includes these proteins:
- a CDS encoding DUF3048 domain-containing protein has protein sequence MRRPWLSRVLGVLTATTLLLVGGVVAQRTTTLPHVAPAAPPPAPAPQPAPPPPLGPPVLAVKVDNAPAARPPTGLGAADVVFVEPVEAGITRLIAVFASARPPVVGPVRSARETDLHLLPQFGRPTLAFSGAAPELQPAIDQASVHNASAIATPNAYFRSGDRKAPHNMYVRPDRLPPGDGWSPRAPLVFGPPPPGGVPSTGQEVRYRAASMSFQWSDGRWLVSMDGRPHASVDSGRTAASTVVLQHVPVRDSALEDSVGNVSPFAETVGTGRATVLRDGMAWEATWSRPAPDLGTTYTTPTGEPIPFAPGQVWIVLVPA, from the coding sequence ATGCGGCGGCCATGGCTTTCGCGAGTGCTGGGTGTCCTGACGGCGACCACGCTGCTGCTCGTCGGCGGCGTGGTCGCCCAGCGCACCACGACGCTCCCGCACGTCGCGCCCGCCGCTCCGCCGCCGGCTCCGGCGCCGCAGCCGGCGCCGCCTCCGCCGCTGGGGCCGCCGGTCCTCGCGGTGAAGGTCGACAACGCTCCCGCCGCGCGCCCGCCGACCGGGCTCGGCGCCGCCGACGTCGTGTTCGTCGAGCCCGTTGAGGCCGGCATCACCCGGCTGATCGCCGTGTTCGCCTCCGCGCGACCGCCGGTCGTCGGGCCGGTGCGCAGCGCGCGCGAGACGGACCTGCACCTGCTTCCGCAGTTCGGCCGCCCGACGCTGGCTTTCTCCGGTGCCGCGCCCGAACTGCAACCCGCGATCGACCAGGCGTCGGTGCACAACGCGTCCGCCATCGCGACGCCGAACGCCTACTTCCGCAGTGGTGACCGGAAAGCCCCGCACAACATGTACGTGCGCCCCGATCGCCTGCCGCCCGGTGACGGATGGTCGCCGCGTGCGCCGCTGGTGTTCGGGCCACCCCCGCCCGGCGGGGTGCCGAGCACCGGCCAGGAGGTTCGCTACCGCGCCGCGTCGATGTCCTTCCAGTGGTCGGACGGGCGATGGCTGGTGTCGATGGACGGACGTCCGCACGCTTCCGTCGACAGTGGACGGACAGCGGCGAGTACCGTTGTGCTGCAACACGTTCCCGTGCGCGACTCGGCTCTCGAAGACAGCGTCGGCAACGTGTCGCCGTTCGCCGAGACCGTCGGTACCGGCCGGGCCACGGTGTTGCGTGACGGCATGGCGTGGGAGGCGACGTGGTCGCGTCCGGCGCCCGACCTCGGCACCACCTACACGACGCCGACCGGTGAGCCGATTCCGTTCGCCCCGGGGCAGGTGTGGATCGTGCTCGTCCCGGCCTGA
- a CDS encoding phosphatidylinositol-specific phospholipase C/glycerophosphodiester phosphodiesterase family protein: MSLALLAGALPASAAAPDAVTPLPQAHAHNDYEHDRPLLDALDRGFTSAEADIHLVDGALLVAHDRPDTTPERNLQALYLDPLRDLVKANGGSVFPGYDGEFQLLIDIKADGAAAYELLDKIVRDPAYAGVFTHYAGGEVKPGPVTIVLSGDRPRDVMEGQDDRYAFYDGRINADGDLGIGADAKLVPLVSQNWTNEFSWIGIGGMPEDQRAKLHKIVDDAHAAGQRVRFWATPDVPLPNREAVWRELVDAGVDHINTDDLDGLAKFLKKN, from the coding sequence ATGTCGCTGGCCCTGCTGGCCGGTGCGCTACCGGCTTCGGCCGCCGCGCCGGACGCCGTCACCCCGCTGCCGCAGGCGCACGCGCACAACGACTACGAGCACGACCGCCCGCTCCTCGACGCCCTCGACCGCGGGTTCACCAGCGCCGAAGCCGACATCCACCTCGTCGACGGCGCGCTGCTGGTCGCCCACGACCGCCCGGACACCACCCCCGAGCGCAACCTCCAGGCGCTCTACCTCGACCCGCTGCGCGACCTGGTGAAGGCCAACGGCGGATCGGTCTTCCCCGGCTACGACGGCGAGTTCCAGCTCCTGATCGACATCAAGGCCGACGGTGCGGCGGCGTACGAGCTGCTGGACAAGATCGTGCGAGACCCGGCGTACGCGGGCGTTTTCACCCACTACGCCGGAGGCGAGGTCAAGCCGGGGCCGGTGACGATCGTGCTCTCAGGCGACCGCCCGCGCGACGTCATGGAAGGCCAGGACGACCGCTACGCCTTCTACGACGGCCGCATCAACGCCGACGGCGACCTCGGCATCGGCGCGGACGCCAAGCTCGTGCCGCTGGTCTCGCAGAACTGGACCAACGAGTTCTCCTGGATCGGCATCGGCGGCATGCCCGAGGACCAGCGCGCGAAGCTGCACAAGATCGTCGACGACGCGCACGCCGCGGGTCAGCGCGTGCGTTTCTGGGCGACTCCCGACGTGCCGCTGCCCAACCGCGAAGCGGTGTGGCGCGAACTCGTCGACGCCGGCGTCGACCACATCAACACCGACGACCTCGACGGTCTGGCGAAGTTTCTCAAGAAGAACTAA
- a CDS encoding AAA family ATPase — MKLANSQEMWNCGDLVSVKTDQLHFQSNCIECEGKVSNGGRDGELAADREHVAHLYRRVAAEREALTSRLDATVRESTPGAEWQRDMASDALRQRLSALRIADNGLCFGRLDDRDGNRTYIGRMGVFDESEEYEPLLLDWRAPAARPFYCATAKHPDGIVRRRHLRTSGRAVVDFHDDFLDEGHAPADSALLAAVDAPRGTTMRDIVSTIQAEQDEIIRLDHPGVLVIDGGPGTGKTVVALHRVAYLLYHRRETLSRRGVLIVGPNRGFLRYISNVLPSLGETDVVSATPGELFPGVATAAEEEPELQRLKGRSSMVDVLAAAVADRQEIPHHPIPIELDDVTVLIDETTATTAREKARATGFAHNKARPVFRRALIECLTDAAVNKIGEGWLTTADTAIRNDLAADVRHELERSPDLRDALDELWPRLTPQRLLADLFGSRERLAAVGLGEEWFRVRGDAWTVSDVPLLDEAVEFLGQEERPQQRQDVDYALGVLQILDTDEDDETLRAVDVIDARQLAERNVERDHRSVAERAAADRDWTYGHVVLDEAQELSEMDWRLIMRRCPSKSVTIVGDLAQRRSEAGARSWADMLDDHVPRRWLHRRLAINYRTPAGIMAVAAEVLAGLDPALEPPESVRANGILPWSKQVAPEELGEAVADAVRDGTVVIAPAELNLPEAMTPKASKGLEFDSVIVVEPQKILSGRQGLAELYVALTRATQRLGVLHTEPLTGAWSRKLEPYEVGRPER; from the coding sequence ATGAAGCTGGCGAACTCGCAGGAGATGTGGAACTGTGGAGATTTGGTGTCTGTGAAAACAGACCAACTCCACTTCCAATCAAATTGTATCGAATGCGAGGGGAAAGTGTCAAACGGTGGGCGGGATGGAGAACTGGCGGCCGATCGCGAACACGTCGCGCACCTCTACCGGCGCGTCGCTGCCGAGCGCGAGGCGCTGACGAGCAGGCTCGATGCGACGGTGCGCGAGAGCACACCAGGCGCGGAATGGCAGCGCGACATGGCGTCCGACGCGTTGCGGCAGCGACTCAGCGCACTCCGGATCGCCGACAACGGATTGTGCTTCGGGCGTCTCGACGACCGCGACGGCAATCGCACCTACATCGGCAGAATGGGCGTTTTCGACGAGTCCGAAGAATACGAGCCGTTGCTGCTGGACTGGCGTGCCCCGGCGGCTCGGCCGTTCTACTGCGCGACCGCAAAGCACCCCGATGGCATCGTGCGGCGCCGGCACCTGCGCACCAGCGGTCGTGCGGTGGTGGACTTCCACGACGACTTCCTCGACGAGGGCCACGCCCCGGCCGACTCCGCGCTCCTGGCTGCGGTCGACGCCCCGCGCGGCACGACGATGCGCGACATCGTCTCGACGATCCAGGCCGAGCAGGACGAGATCATCCGCCTCGACCACCCCGGTGTGCTGGTGATCGACGGCGGACCCGGCACCGGCAAGACCGTCGTCGCACTGCACCGGGTCGCCTACCTGCTGTACCACCGACGCGAGACGTTGTCCCGCCGCGGGGTGCTGATCGTCGGGCCGAACCGCGGTTTTCTGCGCTACATCAGCAATGTGCTGCCCAGTCTCGGCGAGACCGACGTGGTGTCGGCGACGCCGGGGGAGTTGTTCCCCGGCGTGGCCACCGCCGCGGAGGAGGAGCCCGAACTCCAGCGCCTGAAAGGACGTTCGTCCATGGTGGACGTCCTCGCCGCGGCCGTTGCCGATCGCCAGGAAATCCCACACCACCCGATCCCGATCGAACTGGACGACGTGACGGTCCTGATCGACGAGACGACAGCCACCACCGCCCGCGAGAAGGCCAGAGCCACCGGATTCGCCCACAACAAGGCACGACCGGTGTTCCGCCGCGCGCTGATCGAGTGCCTGACCGACGCCGCCGTGAACAAGATCGGCGAAGGCTGGCTCACGACAGCGGACACCGCGATCAGGAACGACCTCGCCGCTGACGTCCGCCACGAGCTCGAACGCAGTCCGGACCTGCGCGACGCGCTCGACGAGCTGTGGCCGCGCCTCACTCCGCAACGCCTGCTGGCGGACCTGTTCGGCTCCCGGGAGCGATTGGCCGCCGTGGGCCTCGGCGAGGAGTGGTTCCGCGTGCGAGGCGACGCCTGGACGGTCTCCGACGTGCCGCTGCTCGACGAGGCGGTGGAGTTCCTCGGGCAGGAGGAACGGCCGCAACAGCGCCAGGACGTGGACTACGCGCTCGGCGTCCTGCAGATCCTCGACACCGACGAGGACGACGAGACGCTGCGCGCGGTGGACGTCATCGACGCCCGGCAACTCGCAGAACGCAACGTCGAGCGCGACCACCGCTCCGTGGCCGAGCGGGCCGCCGCCGACCGCGACTGGACCTACGGCCACGTCGTGCTCGACGAGGCGCAGGAGCTGTCCGAGATGGACTGGCGGCTGATCATGCGCCGCTGCCCGTCCAAGTCCGTCACCATCGTCGGCGACCTCGCGCAGCGCCGGTCCGAGGCGGGCGCGCGGAGCTGGGCGGACATGCTCGACGACCACGTGCCGAGGCGCTGGCTGCACCGCAGGCTCGCGATCAACTACCGCACGCCCGCCGGGATCATGGCCGTCGCCGCCGAGGTCCTGGCGGGGCTGGACCCCGCGCTGGAGCCGCCGGAATCGGTTCGGGCTAACGGAATCCTGCCGTGGTCGAAGCAGGTCGCCCCCGAAGAGCTCGGCGAGGCGGTGGCAGACGCCGTCCGTGACGGCACGGTCGTCATCGCCCCGGCAGAGCTGAACCTGCCGGAAGCGATGACGCCGAAGGCGTCGAAGGGCCTGGAGTTCGATTCCGTCATCGTCGTGGAGCCGCAGAAGATCCTGTCCGGACGGCAGGGTTTGGCGGAGCTGTACGTGGCGCTCACCCGCGCCACGCAGCGGCTCGGCGTCCTGCACACCGAGCCGCTGACCGGCGCGTGGAGCCGAAAACTGGAGCCCTACGAGGTCGGGCGGCCGGAGAGGTAG
- a CDS encoding amidohydrolase, whose protein sequence is MNNELVLTGGPIVTMDPANPTAEAVAVSGGVITAVGTRAAVLGLAGPATEIVDLGGNALLPGFVEAHGHPSLGMSFRGRGVIDVRAPVCPTSEQVLAKVRAAVATAEPGEALAVVGWEELLRPELPEPTREYLDHLAPRNPLAVLHNSAHSAWGNTLAMAAAGINRDTPDPEGSWFVRDKNGDPTGRAEEIPATIIMAGAPLAVTPEEAPVLLAREYAAYAAAGVTTVGELALDPSSRPLFHAQAHPAVRVRAYRMSNRPDVDGPAGGPLFRDVGVKLWADGSPWVGTFAASFPYQDTELSRRLGVAGKRGCCNYTQAQVRALCVEALATGEQIAVHAQGDTAIDLVLDAIEAALREVPREDHRTRLEHCCLMTGRQYRRAAELGVTCSLFLAHVRYWGDVMGELFGERAQGWTAARSALDAGIRISLHNDVPVTPSEPLRNIEVAVTRRTAGRGLVLGAAERITVEEALRAVTIDAAWQLRSEHEVGSVEVGKQADFVVLSADPRAVEPEEIGDIEVLRTYLSGRPTS, encoded by the coding sequence GTGAACAACGAGCTGGTCCTCACCGGCGGACCGATCGTCACCATGGACCCGGCGAATCCCACCGCAGAAGCCGTCGCCGTCTCAGGCGGCGTGATCACTGCGGTGGGGACGCGGGCGGCGGTCCTCGGCCTCGCCGGCCCGGCGACGGAGATCGTCGACCTCGGCGGGAACGCGCTGCTGCCCGGGTTCGTGGAAGCGCACGGACACCCGAGCCTGGGCATGTCGTTCCGAGGTCGTGGCGTCATCGACGTCCGGGCGCCCGTCTGCCCGACCTCGGAGCAGGTACTTGCCAAGGTTCGGGCGGCCGTCGCGACCGCCGAGCCCGGCGAGGCGCTGGCCGTGGTCGGGTGGGAGGAACTGCTGCGGCCCGAACTGCCGGAGCCGACGCGCGAGTACCTGGACCACCTCGCACCGCGCAACCCGCTGGCCGTCCTGCACAACAGCGCCCACTCCGCGTGGGGCAACACGCTCGCCATGGCGGCAGCCGGCATCAACCGCGACACACCCGACCCGGAGGGCTCGTGGTTCGTCCGCGACAAGAACGGCGATCCGACCGGCCGCGCCGAGGAGATCCCGGCGACGATCATCATGGCCGGTGCGCCGCTGGCGGTGACGCCGGAGGAGGCACCGGTGCTGCTCGCCCGCGAGTACGCCGCCTACGCCGCGGCGGGCGTGACGACGGTCGGCGAACTGGCGCTCGACCCGTCGAGCCGCCCGCTCTTCCACGCGCAGGCGCACCCGGCGGTGCGGGTGCGGGCCTACCGGATGTCCAACCGGCCGGACGTGGACGGACCGGCCGGTGGGCCGCTGTTCCGGGACGTCGGTGTGAAGCTGTGGGCGGACGGCTCGCCGTGGGTGGGCACGTTCGCGGCGTCGTTCCCGTACCAGGACACCGAGCTCTCGCGGCGGCTCGGCGTCGCCGGCAAGCGCGGCTGCTGCAACTACACGCAGGCGCAGGTGCGCGCGCTGTGCGTCGAAGCGCTGGCCACCGGGGAGCAGATCGCCGTGCACGCCCAGGGCGACACCGCGATCGACCTGGTGCTCGACGCGATCGAAGCGGCGTTGCGGGAGGTGCCGCGCGAGGACCACCGGACCCGGCTGGAGCACTGCTGCCTCATGACCGGCCGTCAGTACCGGCGAGCGGCGGAGCTGGGCGTGACGTGCAGCCTCTTCCTCGCCCACGTGCGGTACTGGGGCGATGTGATGGGCGAGCTGTTCGGGGAACGCGCGCAGGGGTGGACGGCCGCGCGCAGTGCGCTGGACGCCGGAATCCGGATCTCGCTGCACAACGACGTCCCGGTCACACCGAGCGAGCCGCTACGCAACATCGAGGTCGCGGTGACGCGACGCACCGCAGGCCGCGGGCTGGTACTGGGCGCGGCGGAGCGCATCACGGTCGAGGAGGCGCTGCGGGCGGTGACGATCGACGCGGCGTGGCAGCTCCGGTCCGAGCACGAGGTCGGATCGGTGGAGGTGGGCAAGCAGGCCGACTTCGTCGTCCTGAGCGCCGACCCGCGAGCCGTCGAGCCGGAGGAGATCGGGGACATCGAGGTCCTGCGCACCTACCTCTCCGGCCGCCCGACCTCGTAG
- a CDS encoding DUF397 domain-containing protein: MGGMDLAGAQWRKSSRSGGGGNGSCVEVAFVRAAVAVRDSKDPDGAALAFTPEAWAAFLGRLSSS; the protein is encoded by the coding sequence ATGGGCGGCATGGACCTCGCTGGTGCCCAGTGGCGAAAGAGCAGCCGCAGTGGCGGCGGCGGCAATGGGAGTTGCGTCGAGGTCGCCTTCGTCAGGGCGGCTGTCGCCGTCCGGGACTCCAAGGACCCGGACGGCGCAGCGTTGGCGTTCACGCCCGAGGCGTGGGCGGCGTTCCTCGGCCGCCTTAGTTCTTCTTGA
- a CDS encoding GntR family transcriptional regulator yields MTATNQWTDLLAADRGLLDRTSAAEQVAGVLRQRIIEGMLEPGTQLSEKGAAEALAVSRNTLREAFRLLVHERLLVHEFNRGVFVRIPSVEDVEDLYRSRRILEVGAVRRASNALEELVADIDAAVAEGERASRRQHWKDVGTANMHFHRALAALEGSMRLNETMDQLLAELRLAFHIMEHPREFYEPYLELNRDIADLIADGELETAVARLEDYFDKAQTQLVHAYTLKHRQRTHVAEG; encoded by the coding sequence ATGACCGCCACCAACCAGTGGACCGACCTGCTCGCCGCCGACCGCGGACTGCTGGACCGGACGAGCGCAGCCGAGCAGGTGGCCGGAGTGCTGCGGCAGCGGATCATCGAGGGGATGCTCGAACCCGGCACCCAGCTCTCGGAGAAGGGCGCCGCTGAGGCACTGGCGGTCTCGCGCAACACGCTGCGCGAGGCGTTCCGGCTGCTGGTGCACGAGAGGCTGCTGGTGCACGAGTTCAACCGCGGGGTGTTCGTCCGGATACCGTCTGTCGAAGACGTCGAGGACCTCTACCGCTCGCGACGCATCCTGGAGGTTGGCGCCGTCCGCCGCGCCTCGAACGCGCTGGAGGAACTCGTCGCCGACATCGACGCGGCGGTCGCCGAGGGCGAGCGGGCGTCCCGGCGGCAGCACTGGAAGGACGTCGGCACCGCGAACATGCACTTCCACCGCGCCCTGGCGGCACTGGAAGGCAGCATGCGCCTCAACGAGACGATGGACCAGCTGCTCGCGGAACTGCGGCTGGCGTTCCACATCATGGAGCACCCCCGCGAGTTCTACGAGCCGTACCTGGAGCTGAACCGAGACATCGCCGACCTGATCGCGGACGGCGAGCTGGAGACCGCGGTCGCGCGGCTGGAGGACTACTTCGACAAGGCGCAGACGCAGCTCGTCCACGCCTACACGCTCAAGCACCGGCAGCGGACGCACGTCGCCGAGGGGTGA
- a CDS encoding endonuclease/exonuclease/phosphatase family protein — protein sequence MSRSRVTRRGVLGMAGLAGVAGVVGAGHAMARPKGPLIGPAQGERLHVMSFNIRYDSKAVPPSPDAWSTRRPILAELLNAESPTLLGVQEALYSQVKQVRADIPAHYDWIGLGREGGGRGEFMSVYFDTRRVEPLDYDHFWLSDTPNVIGSATWGNTVVRMVTWVRFRDLRTGREFIHVNTHFDHQSENSRQRSAALVRDRIAGFDAGLPVLLTGDFNTRAGDSESYRILTSGGLADGWETAAERLTPAWGTFGGYKEPVEGGDRIDWLLANDRMRVLKAAINPFHKDGWFPSDHLPVHALVELA from the coding sequence TTGTCCCGATCTCGGGTGACCAGACGAGGTGTGCTCGGCATGGCGGGGTTGGCGGGTGTCGCCGGCGTGGTCGGCGCCGGGCACGCGATGGCCCGTCCGAAAGGCCCGCTCATCGGCCCCGCCCAGGGCGAGCGGCTGCACGTGATGAGCTTCAACATCCGCTACGACTCCAAGGCCGTGCCACCGAGCCCCGATGCGTGGAGCACGCGCCGCCCGATCCTGGCCGAGCTGCTCAACGCCGAGTCGCCGACGTTGCTCGGCGTGCAGGAAGCGCTTTACAGCCAGGTCAAGCAGGTCCGCGCCGACATCCCGGCGCACTACGACTGGATCGGGCTCGGCCGCGAGGGCGGCGGGCGCGGCGAGTTCATGTCGGTCTACTTCGACACCCGCCGCGTCGAGCCGCTGGACTACGACCACTTCTGGCTCTCGGACACGCCGAACGTCATCGGGTCGGCGACGTGGGGCAACACCGTGGTCCGGATGGTCACCTGGGTTCGGTTCCGGGACCTGCGCACCGGTCGCGAGTTCATCCACGTCAACACGCACTTCGACCACCAGTCGGAGAACTCGCGGCAGCGCAGCGCGGCTCTGGTGCGCGACCGCATCGCCGGTTTCGACGCAGGGCTGCCGGTGCTGCTGACGGGCGACTTCAACACGCGGGCCGGGGACTCGGAGTCCTACCGGATCCTCACCTCGGGCGGGCTCGCCGACGGCTGGGAGACGGCGGCCGAGCGGCTGACGCCGGCGTGGGGCACCTTCGGCGGGTACAAGGAGCCGGTCGAGGGCGGCGACCGGATCGACTGGCTGCTCGCCAACGACCGGATGCGGGTGCTCAAGGCCGCGATCAACCCGTTCCACAAGGACGGCTGGTTCCCGTCGGACCACCTGCCGGTCCACGCCCTGGTCGAGCTCGCGTGA
- a CDS encoding helix-turn-helix domain-containing protein, which yields MVTTTIPFRRRRLARRIRQLREAAGMTQEQAATGLDMSASALSRKETGEVATSVHEVRSMMDLYDTYDEDLLELARAAKEKPWWHAYGIKNRGYFDLEEDAVSVREWQLSFVPGLLQVEDYSRALFEASKALPPNEIDNAVAARMLRRRRLLDDDRPLSFTGIVEESVLTRSIGGAEVMRRQLSKLLELMELPNVTLQVVANGSGAHSGLEGSFSLLSYPHPDEPDILFIEHAVGSMHVEKDHSIAIATLAFERLRAEALNGSDSATLIHRLAGGI from the coding sequence GTGGTCACGACGACCATCCCGTTCCGGCGCCGTCGCCTGGCGCGCCGCATCCGCCAGCTCCGCGAAGCCGCCGGGATGACGCAGGAGCAGGCGGCGACCGGGCTGGACATGTCCGCCAGTGCCCTGAGCCGCAAGGAAACCGGGGAGGTGGCCACGTCGGTGCACGAAGTGCGCTCGATGATGGACCTCTACGACACCTACGACGAGGACCTGCTCGAACTGGCCCGCGCGGCCAAGGAGAAGCCCTGGTGGCACGCGTATGGGATCAAGAACAGAGGTTACTTCGACCTGGAGGAGGACGCGGTATCGGTACGGGAGTGGCAACTCTCTTTCGTACCTGGACTGCTCCAGGTCGAGGACTACTCACGGGCACTGTTCGAAGCCAGCAAAGCCCTTCCTCCGAACGAGATCGACAATGCCGTTGCTGCCAGGATGCTGCGCCGACGCCGCCTGCTCGATGATGATCGCCCGTTGAGCTTCACGGGCATCGTCGAGGAGAGCGTGTTGACGAGATCCATCGGGGGCGCCGAAGTCATGCGACGGCAGCTCTCGAAACTGCTGGAGCTGATGGAGCTGCCTAACGTCACGCTGCAGGTGGTGGCCAACGGTTCGGGTGCCCACAGCGGCCTGGAAGGCTCGTTCTCACTGCTGAGCTACCCACACCCTGATGAACCTGACATTCTGTTCATCGAGCACGCCGTTGGTTCGATGCACGTGGAGAAGGACCACTCGATCGCCATAGCTACTCTGGCGTTCGAACGTCTGCGTGCGGAAGCGTTGAACGGCAGCGACTCAGCCACGCTGATCCATAGGCTGGCTGGCGGCATCTAG
- the mshB gene encoding N-acetyl-1-D-myo-inositol-2-amino-2-deoxy-alpha-D-glucopyranoside deacetylase, with the protein MLVHAHPDDESTGTGATMARYANDGATVSLVTCTSGELGEVVADDLAHLRGNPDALGEYRRGEIAEALRELGDIRHHWLGGPGRFRDSGMAGEDSNDSAECFAKADRDDVTRAMVEILRAERPHVVITYDETGGYGHPDHIAANRAVMQALEPAADSAYLPELGEPWDVPKVYWTTLPRSFLKDVEAAGVEGFEPFTVPDEDITAVLDGRDHHGRKLAALRTYRSQVNLDDGDFFAKMVLDPRFAVEHYLLVRGERGPGSGPYNWENDLFAGLD; encoded by the coding sequence TTGCTGGTCCACGCCCACCCCGACGACGAGTCGACCGGGACCGGCGCCACGATGGCGCGCTACGCGAACGACGGCGCGACGGTGTCCCTGGTGACCTGCACCAGCGGTGAGCTGGGAGAGGTCGTGGCCGACGATCTCGCGCACCTGCGCGGAAATCCCGACGCGCTCGGCGAGTACCGTCGCGGCGAGATCGCCGAGGCGCTGCGCGAGCTGGGCGACATCCGCCACCACTGGCTGGGCGGACCCGGGCGTTTCCGCGACAGCGGCATGGCCGGTGAGGACTCCAACGACTCGGCGGAATGCTTCGCCAAGGCCGACCGCGACGACGTGACCCGCGCGATGGTCGAGATCCTGCGAGCCGAACGCCCGCACGTCGTGATCACCTACGACGAGACCGGCGGTTACGGCCACCCCGACCACATCGCCGCCAACCGCGCGGTCATGCAAGCGCTCGAACCCGCCGCCGACAGCGCCTACCTGCCCGAACTCGGCGAGCCGTGGGACGTGCCGAAGGTGTACTGGACGACGTTGCCGCGCTCGTTCCTCAAGGACGTCGAGGCCGCCGGGGTCGAGGGCTTCGAGCCGTTCACCGTCCCGGACGAGGACATCACCGCCGTGCTCGACGGCCGCGACCACCACGGCAGGAAGCTCGCCGCCCTGCGCACCTACCGCAGCCAGGTCAACCTCGACGACGGCGACTTCTTCGCGAAGATGGTGCTGGACCCGCGCTTCGCGGTCGAGCACTACCTGCTCGTGCGCGGGGAACGCGGTCCCGGTTCCGGGCCGTACAACTGGGAGAACGACCTCTTCGCCGGTCTGGACTGA
- a CDS encoding NADPH-dependent FMN reductase: protein MSETALRLAVIVGSTREGRFAETVSAWFAEQAHTHNDMDVDVIDLADAGLPAVHPAEATPPLQDFAARLDAADAFVIVTPEYNHGYPASLKFAIDSAYREWNAKPVGFVSYGGISGGLRAVEQLRQIFAELHAVTVRDTVSFHGVWGQFGEDGNPVDAEGVNQAAKKMLDQLVWWGRATRDARTHRPYAA from the coding sequence ATGTCCGAGACCGCGCTGCGCCTGGCCGTCATCGTCGGTAGCACCCGTGAAGGCCGTTTCGCCGAGACGGTGTCCGCTTGGTTCGCCGAGCAGGCCCACACGCACAACGACATGGACGTCGACGTCATCGACCTCGCCGACGCCGGGCTGCCAGCCGTGCATCCGGCCGAGGCCACACCGCCGTTGCAGGACTTCGCCGCGCGCCTCGACGCCGCCGACGCGTTCGTGATCGTGACGCCGGAGTACAACCACGGCTACCCGGCGTCGCTGAAGTTCGCCATCGACTCGGCGTACCGGGAGTGGAATGCCAAACCGGTCGGGTTCGTCTCCTACGGCGGTATCTCGGGTGGACTGCGGGCGGTGGAGCAACTGCGGCAGATCTTCGCCGAGCTGCATGCGGTCACCGTCCGCGACACGGTCAGCTTCCACGGTGTCTGGGGGCAGTTCGGTGAGGACGGCAACCCGGTCGATGCGGAAGGCGTGAACCAGGCCGCGAAGAAGATGCTCGACCAGTTGGTCTGGTGGGGTAGGGCGACGCGGGACGCCCGCACCCACCGCCCCTACGCCGCCTAG